The Raphanus sativus cultivar WK10039 chromosome 2, ASM80110v3, whole genome shotgun sequence genome includes a region encoding these proteins:
- the LOC108853470 gene encoding egg cell-secreted protein 1.1-like yields MAINSRFVVAYAVTLMIMVASSTVTSRPLMKPTVAAALSPSTSLVYRLRLDEETGYCWDSLMQLQHCSGELILFFLNGETYIGPGCCSAIRTVGRKCWTTMIGVLGFTPQEGDVLQGYCDDDQDSGKIGDEHALASSPLPFSLKFKPSNVVRSSNP; encoded by the coding sequence ATGGCTATCAATTCAAGATTTGTGGTTGCATACGCTGTGACGCTCATGATCATGGTAGCTTCTTCCACAGTGACATCTCGACCTCTCATGAAACCAACCGTGGCTGCAGCACTTTCTCCTTCCACAAGTCTTGTGTACCGTCTCAGGCTTGATGAAGAAACAGGTTACTGCTGGGACTCACTGATGCAGCTTCAACACTGTTCTGGAGAGCTGATCTTGTTCTTCCTCAACGGTGAGACTTACATTGGACCTGGGTGTTGCAGTGCAATAAGAACCGTGGGGCGCAAGTGTTGGACTACTATGATTGGTGTTCTTGGTTTCACTCCTCAAGAAGGTGATGTTCTCCAAGGTTACTGTGATGACGACCAGGATTCTGGCAAGATTGGTGATGAACATGCTCTTGCCTCCTCACCACTGCCTTTCTCCCTTAAGTTTAAGCCTAGTAATGTTGTTAGATCTTCTAACCCTTGA
- the LOC108851224 gene encoding uncharacterized protein LOC108851224: MELELGLKITRTREDVSSSTDFKVSGDPLCQVSPSRETDSVFILTLHLKGFKKKGIDMEINEEGDRITISGRKKVEEMVLVKWVEWKKETEIQEFKKVFRIPRIVNLDKIKARFSEEDETLTVTFPKKVKGITGLKIEEEEEETEPEEEKTEEITEPEEEKTEEIAEPEEEIEEETIPEEEEEEEEIEEEIVEEETEEKESKPKKKKRKKFRFPCFAGSTLLMSIIVFIIQFIQSRRK; this comes from the exons atggagctTGAACTAGGTCTGAAGATCACTCGAACAAGAGAAGATGTATCTTCCTCTACAGATTTCAAGGTTTCCGGAGATCCTCTTTGTCAGGTCTCGCCTTCTCGAGAAACCGATTCTGTGTTCATCCTAACTCTCCATCTCAAAG GATTTAAGAAGAAGGGTATTGATATGGAGATAAACGAAGAAGGAGATCGGATTACTATAAGTGGAAGGAAGAAAGTAGAAGAAATGGTTTTGGTGAAGTGGGTGGaatggaagaaggaaactgaGATTCAAGAATTCAAGAAAGTGTTTCGGATTCCAAGAATCGTCAATCTTGACAAGATCAAAGCTAGGTTTagtgaagaagatgagactTTAACAGTGACATTTCCCAAGAAAGTTAAGGGGATAACTGGTTTGAAGAttgaggaggaagaggaggaaacagagccagaagaagagaaaacagaggaaataaCAGAGccagaagaagagaaaacagaggaaatagCAGAACCAGAAGAAGAAATCGAAGAGGAAACAATaccagaggaagaagaagaagaagaagagattgaagaAGAGATAGTGGAGGAAGAAactgaagaaaaagaaagtaaacctaaaaagaagaaaagaaaaaaatttcgtTTTCCATGTTTTGCAGGATCTACTCTGCTTATGTCAATTATTGTTTTCATTATTCAATTCATTCAATCCAGAAGAAAATGA